In a single window of the Verrucomicrobiaceae bacterium genome:
- a CDS encoding DUF1592 domain-containing protein — protein MLSFRSVFPAYILLAVGLDPAAPSQAAEPYEAFLETHCIRCHGPEKEKGDLRIDQLSRDFKLGADTHHWAEVIEQVNSGEMPPKKEKKPSQAEIAAFVTSLDARIKEGKAARMAARPPVAHYRLSRQEYQNTVYDLLGVRYDPAKPGELNEDTRWHGFERIGSELSLSPSHVDRYYRAAELVLDRAFPTATSEARKLRKTAAEIHYRGGKEQQAVLDRFGIKRSLRWLLFPGTVQNALSPNWFGKTGPEHSGLYKLRIQASGIRPIDGQTAHLSIGKRTGEETVDGLIEFDITAPEDKPQVYEFEVFLEMPATLDFCVVATEVVDRRQGAAFRGALSGSGYMFTHSSETSLLNPNAPQMFDDKGNGLFSTVILDWVEWEGPLVSEAEKARRKDVVPPDDATPEVVATHLQRFAERAWRRPVKSEEIEQYLKSYREERDAGEKLVDAYRVALQGVLTSRHFIYLVEGDPVARERLTDPELASRLSYFLWSSMPDDALFTAAKAGSLKGDGLKKEVDRMLADGKASRFIDDFSRQWLQLHRVGMFPPDKKLYPTYDAWLEDSMRAEPVEFFREMFAKNLPIDGFIHSDWTVANARLCEFYGLPESKTGAFERVSLKPEDRRGGLLTMGAVLGLTSDGTRHRPVHRGVWLSEVVLGKTPPPPPANVPAIEPPTPQSPKATLRQKIEAHRNDANCAACHAKLDPLGLAWDNYDAIGQWRTHEKIAAGVGNDPVINAAGEMPDGRPFKDSTEFKQRLLEDRDELARAFIEHLCTYGLRRALSFDDRDDLNAIQAEAKKSNYKIKDIVRAVAMSELMRKR, from the coding sequence ATGTTATCTTTTCGCTCCGTTTTCCCAGCCTACATCCTTCTTGCCGTTGGCCTTGATCCCGCCGCTCCATCCCAGGCCGCAGAGCCTTATGAGGCTTTTCTGGAGACACACTGCATCCGCTGTCACGGACCAGAGAAAGAGAAGGGAGATCTCCGCATCGATCAGCTTTCGCGAGATTTCAAGCTCGGCGCGGACACGCATCATTGGGCGGAAGTGATCGAGCAGGTGAACTCGGGGGAAATGCCGCCGAAGAAGGAAAAGAAGCCGTCGCAGGCGGAGATCGCTGCTTTTGTGACGAGTCTCGATGCACGCATCAAAGAGGGCAAGGCGGCCCGGATGGCAGCGCGGCCGCCGGTGGCGCATTACCGGCTGAGCCGGCAGGAGTATCAAAACACCGTCTATGACCTGCTCGGTGTGCGCTACGATCCGGCGAAGCCAGGCGAGCTGAATGAGGACACACGCTGGCATGGCTTTGAGCGCATCGGGTCGGAGCTGTCGCTCTCGCCTTCGCATGTGGATCGCTATTATCGCGCGGCGGAACTGGTGCTGGACCGGGCGTTTCCGACAGCGACGAGCGAGGCACGTAAACTGCGCAAAACAGCGGCGGAGATTCATTACCGCGGAGGCAAGGAGCAGCAGGCCGTGCTGGATCGCTTTGGCATCAAGAGGTCGCTGCGCTGGCTGCTTTTCCCCGGCACTGTCCAAAACGCACTCTCGCCGAACTGGTTCGGGAAAACGGGGCCGGAGCACAGCGGTCTCTACAAGCTCCGCATCCAGGCCAGCGGCATTCGTCCCATCGACGGTCAGACTGCACACTTGAGCATCGGCAAAAGGACGGGCGAGGAAACGGTGGACGGTCTCATCGAGTTCGACATCACGGCACCGGAGGACAAACCGCAGGTTTATGAGTTCGAGGTGTTTCTCGAAATGCCTGCCACACTCGACTTCTGCGTCGTGGCGACGGAAGTGGTGGACCGCCGGCAGGGTGCGGCCTTCCGCGGTGCGCTGAGCGGCTCTGGTTACATGTTTACGCACAGCAGCGAGACCTCTCTGCTGAATCCGAACGCGCCGCAGATGTTCGATGACAAGGGGAACGGTCTTTTTTCCACGGTGATCCTCGATTGGGTCGAGTGGGAAGGGCCGCTGGTATCCGAGGCGGAAAAAGCGCGTCGCAAGGATGTGGTGCCGCCCGATGACGCGACGCCCGAGGTGGTCGCGACGCATTTGCAGCGCTTTGCGGAGCGTGCGTGGCGTCGTCCGGTGAAAAGCGAGGAGATCGAGCAGTATTTGAAGTCCTATCGCGAGGAACGCGACGCGGGCGAAAAGCTGGTGGATGCCTATCGAGTGGCCTTGCAGGGTGTGCTGACCTCGCGGCACTTCATTTACCTCGTCGAGGGCGATCCAGTGGCCCGCGAGCGTCTCACCGACCCGGAACTCGCCTCGCGGCTTTCGTATTTCCTGTGGAGCTCGATGCCCGACGATGCGCTCTTCACAGCGGCCAAAGCCGGCTCGCTCAAGGGCGATGGATTGAAGAAGGAAGTGGACCGCATGCTCGCGGATGGCAAAGCGAGCCGCTTTATCGACGATTTCTCGCGTCAGTGGCTGCAACTGCACCGTGTGGGGATGTTCCCACCGGATAAGAAGCTCTATCCGACCTACGACGCGTGGCTGGAGGACAGCATGCGTGCCGAGCCGGTGGAGTTCTTCCGCGAGATGTTCGCCAAAAACCTGCCCATTGATGGTTTCATCCATTCCGATTGGACCGTGGCCAATGCGCGGCTCTGCGAATTCTACGGACTGCCGGAATCCAAGACCGGCGCTTTTGAGCGTGTGTCGTTGAAGCCCGAGGACCGTCGCGGCGGCCTGCTGACGATGGGCGCGGTGCTCGGCCTCACCTCCGATGGCACGCGTCATCGTCCCGTGCATCGCGGCGTGTGGCTCAGCGAGGTCGTTCTCGGCAAAACACCTCCACCGCCTCCTGCCAACGTCCCTGCCATCGAGCCCCCAACGCCGCAGAGCCCCAAAGCGACACTCCGCCAAAAAATCGAAGCTCACCGCAACGACGCCAACTGCGCCGCCTGCCACGCAAAGCTCGATCCCCTCGGCCTCGCCTGGGACAACTACGACGCCATCGGCCAATGGCGCACGCATGAGAAGATCGCAGCCGGTGTCGGCAATGACCCCGTCATCAATGCCGCCGGTGAAATGCCCGATGGACGTCCCTTCAAGGATTCAACCGAGTTCAAGCAGCGGCTGCTCGAAGACCGCGACGAACTTGCCCGCGCCTTCATCGAACACCTCTGCACCTACGGCCTCCGCCGTGCGCTTTCCTTTGATGACCGAGACGACCTCAACGCCATCCAAGCTGAGGCAAAAAAGAGCAATTACAAAATTAAAGACATCGTCCGCGCTGTGGCGATGTCGGAACTGATGAGGAAGCGATGA
- a CDS encoding GxxExxY protein, producing the protein MKSKSQSADDPITHAFIGHAMKVHSSVGPGLDEEIYHQELVAALTAAGISHLSKPRRDLVYRGIVADSFEPDFVVENHFIPELKCLRGSYAPEHLVQVFCYCKFWRLRTSLLVDFGKQSLVWERLLYRSRSARFPDAKPPEFVSKPNLAETILQAVGTCLNETGLGYRQTTWKGLVSAAIQSAGIKIHLDPTVTVLAHPHITMPCLVIDETCAVFVTALTDGITATERSTLQTHLRWLNLEWGIVFHFGKTTADFSFVQHPKKKHSTDSGRQTD; encoded by the coding sequence GTGAAATCCAAATCCCAATCTGCTGATGACCCGATCACGCATGCCTTTATCGGTCATGCGATGAAGGTCCATTCATCGGTTGGGCCTGGGCTCGACGAGGAAATTTATCACCAGGAGCTTGTCGCGGCTCTCACAGCGGCTGGCATTTCACATCTTTCTAAGCCTAGGCGGGACTTGGTTTATCGCGGGATTGTTGCAGACTCCTTTGAACCTGATTTTGTCGTCGAAAATCACTTCATCCCCGAGCTAAAGTGTCTGCGTGGCTCATATGCCCCCGAGCATCTGGTTCAGGTATTCTGCTACTGCAAGTTTTGGCGACTTCGCACGAGTCTGCTGGTGGATTTTGGCAAGCAAAGTCTAGTCTGGGAACGTCTGCTCTATCGCTCTCGCTCGGCGAGGTTCCCAGATGCTAAGCCTCCAGAATTCGTCTCCAAACCAAATCTGGCCGAAACCATTCTCCAAGCCGTAGGCACATGCCTGAACGAAACTGGTCTAGGCTATCGACAGACGACTTGGAAGGGCCTTGTCAGCGCCGCGATTCAATCTGCGGGAATCAAAATCCACCTCGACCCGACCGTTACCGTCTTGGCTCACCCGCACATCACGATGCCCTGCCTCGTTATCGATGAAACTTGCGCGGTATTCGTTACCGCACTCACCGATGGGATCACAGCCACTGAGCGTTCCACTCTCCAAACCCATCTTCGTTGGCTCAATCTCGAATGGGGCATTGTCTTCCATTTCGGAAAAACCACCGCCGACTTCTCCTTCGTCCAACACCCCAAAAAGAAACATTCAACAGATTCGGGGAGGCAAACAGATTAG
- a CDS encoding DUF1552 domain-containing protein, with protein sequence MNIQTQSWLLNRRHALKALGSFISLPMLECMVPLRAAEKAIATSPKRSAFIYLANGVHSLNYQITTAGRDYKFSRSLKPLEKHREVITPISGLHHPGSLSHHHNCINIFLTGGKLGPSDRNTISVDQKMAEITAQQTRVASMEIALTQNSLAWTADGVQLPALRRCSEIFASLFEEPKGGKEAQRRALRRKGSVLDANLAEVRQLEQKMGKEDKGRMEQYLTSVREAEIRTTRADAWLDTPLPTISDADRKRTNRDIAQTMAGDYFRTVYDLMVLAFQTDVTRVATFSLGGEGDAFAIPEIGITESRHQLSHHGGDPGYMEKLTNYDTFAIEQFGHFLTRLTETKDLNGKPLIGSTMALFGSGMSYGHSHGNANLPLVFAGGTDLGLKHGSHLDFNKAAKDFAGYALGPDGALTSAHYQLCSRPVNSDAHMSNLLLLMAQRMGVETDQFGDSNKVITL encoded by the coding sequence ATGAACATCCAAACCCAATCCTGGCTCCTCAATCGCCGCCACGCGCTCAAGGCGCTCGGCAGTTTCATCTCACTGCCCATGCTGGAGTGCATGGTGCCGCTGCGGGCGGCCGAAAAAGCCATCGCCACGAGTCCGAAGCGCAGTGCCTTCATCTACCTCGCGAATGGGGTGCACTCGCTGAACTACCAGATCACGACCGCGGGCCGGGATTACAAGTTTTCGCGCTCGTTGAAGCCGCTGGAGAAGCATCGCGAGGTCATCACGCCGATCAGCGGTCTGCATCACCCGGGCAGCCTCAGTCATCACCACAATTGCATCAACATCTTCCTCACCGGCGGCAAGCTGGGCCCCTCGGATCGTAACACGATCTCCGTGGACCAGAAGATGGCCGAAATCACGGCCCAGCAGACGCGAGTCGCCTCGATGGAGATCGCGCTCACGCAGAACTCGCTCGCCTGGACGGCGGATGGCGTGCAATTGCCTGCGCTGCGTCGTTGCAGCGAGATTTTTGCCTCGCTCTTCGAAGAACCCAAGGGCGGAAAAGAGGCTCAACGCCGTGCCTTGCGCCGCAAGGGCAGCGTGCTCGACGCCAACCTCGCCGAAGTGCGCCAACTCGAGCAAAAGATGGGCAAGGAAGACAAGGGCCGCATGGAGCAGTATCTCACCTCCGTCCGCGAGGCTGAGATCCGCACAACACGCGCCGATGCCTGGCTCGACACGCCGCTTCCGACCATTTCCGATGCCGATCGCAAGCGCACCAACCGTGACATCGCGCAAACGATGGCCGGCGATTACTTCCGCACCGTCTATGACCTCATGGTGCTCGCCTTCCAGACGGATGTGACCCGCGTGGCCACCTTCAGCCTCGGTGGCGAGGGCGATGCCTTCGCCATTCCTGAAATTGGCATCACCGAATCGCGCCATCAGCTCAGCCACCACGGCGGCGATCCGGGTTACATGGAAAAGCTCACGAACTACGACACCTTCGCCATCGAGCAGTTCGGCCACTTCCTCACCCGCCTCACGGAAACGAAGGACCTCAACGGCAAGCCGCTCATCGGCTCCACCATGGCCCTTTTCGGCAGCGGCATGTCGTATGGCCACAGCCACGGCAACGCCAACCTCCCGCTCGTGTTCGCCGGCGGCACGGACCTCGGCTTGAAGCACGGCAGCCATCTCGATTTCAACAAGGCCGCGAAAGACTTCGCAGGTTACGCCCTCGGCCCCGACGGCGCCCTCACCTCCGCCCACTACCAACTCTGCAGCCGCCCGGTGAACTCCGACGCCCACATGAGCAACCTCCTCCTCCTCATGGCCCAACGCATGGGCGTGGAGACGGATCAGTTCGGCGATAGCAACAAGGTAATCACTCTGTGA
- a CDS encoding DUF1553 domain-containing protein: protein MRIVLFALTLPSALFAVDFDREIRPLLQKHCIECHGEEKQKGELRLDAKVHAFKGGHDGPAILAGKAEASPLFKRITSTDEDEKMPPKGDGLKAEEIALLKSWINSGAKWPENATDKAALTDKRLQHWSVQPLKVASALAESLGLKPDLLSIDAFIAAKLREHNLTPSPEADARTLKRRLHFDLLGLPPDVSGQPDQSYEDLVDALLASPHFGERQARHWLDIVHYADTHGFERDQLRPNAWRYRDYVIDSFNADKPYDQFIKEQIAGDRMPKPSIAALGFLSAGPWDFVGQQETKSDMLRHAARALDLDDMVTQTLTATMGITINCARCHDHKLDPITQEEYYRLWAVFAGVKRGDREIDPAESQRIATEKARLSKELAETRTQIAKLAGEGLHLAKLIPEASGIDLRNGSITQQKLGYHRDIQTNRLQKSPAVPSVLWVFVPNGPKVPIAYKQEVTGIPATSGHFWDTIANRPLSAQRTTQIGSTDYAAKGHSMLAMHANSGITFDLAKLREQSGLKAMRFTGIVGFGASKDAAASKADFTVFVDTELKFQKLKLRKDETAALDLELPAKAKTLTLIATDGGDGIGNDLLFIGDPKLVSEIVETRLTEADAAHLKKLRSTAAKLETDLKALSEPDKVYAIVSDEKPAVIHVQRRGNPEDEAQEVTPGAFSWVKHASAAFGDQNTPEAQRRLALANWITHPDNPLTARVIVNRLWHHHFGQGLVNTPSDFGIGGNPPSHPELLDFLARELITHAWSLKHIHKLILMSRTYRQRSVGSVQSDGSNRLLWKQNPRRLDAETLRDTVLAVSGKLNLARDGPGYRDFNYTEAYAPIYDYITPDKPELWRRSIYRFVVRTTPHQFMTTLDCPDPANFTPARAQTTTALQALTLSNNEFMLQQARYLAERANTPERAFQLCFQRGATPAELAAAKSIDLFSLCRMLLNANEFIYVD from the coding sequence ATGCGCATCGTCCTCTTTGCTCTCACGCTCCCTTCGGCCCTTTTCGCCGTCGATTTCGACCGCGAGATCCGTCCACTTTTGCAAAAACACTGCATCGAGTGCCACGGTGAGGAGAAGCAGAAAGGTGAGCTCCGTCTCGATGCCAAAGTGCATGCCTTCAAAGGCGGCCATGACGGCCCCGCCATCCTCGCAGGCAAGGCGGAGGCCTCGCCGCTCTTCAAGCGCATCACCAGCACGGACGAAGACGAAAAGATGCCGCCGAAAGGCGATGGCCTGAAAGCCGAAGAGATCGCTCTGTTAAAGAGTTGGATCAACTCCGGCGCCAAGTGGCCCGAAAACGCCACCGACAAGGCCGCGCTCACCGACAAGCGTCTCCAGCACTGGTCCGTGCAGCCCCTCAAAGTGGCTTCGGCTTTAGCCGAATCTCTCGGGCTAAAGCCCGATCTACTTTCCATCGACGCCTTCATCGCAGCGAAACTCCGCGAACACAACCTCACGCCCTCTCCTGAAGCCGACGCCCGCACCTTGAAGCGCCGCCTTCACTTTGATCTCCTGGGCCTCCCACCTGATGTATCCGGTCAGCCCGATCAGTCTTACGAAGACCTTGTCGATGCGCTTTTAGCCTCCCCACACTTCGGCGAGCGTCAGGCCCGCCATTGGCTGGACATCGTACACTATGCCGACACCCACGGCTTTGAGCGTGACCAGCTCAGGCCCAATGCCTGGCGCTACCGCGACTACGTCATCGACTCCTTCAATGCAGACAAACCCTACGATCAGTTCATCAAAGAGCAGATCGCCGGGGATCGGATGCCAAAACCTAGCATCGCAGCACTCGGATTCCTCTCCGCTGGCCCTTGGGACTTCGTCGGGCAGCAGGAAACGAAATCGGACATGCTGCGTCATGCCGCCCGTGCCCTCGATCTCGACGACATGGTCACACAGACGCTCACCGCCACCATGGGCATCACCATCAACTGCGCCCGCTGCCACGATCACAAGCTCGATCCCATCACCCAGGAGGAGTATTACCGCCTGTGGGCCGTTTTTGCCGGTGTGAAGCGCGGCGACCGCGAAATCGATCCCGCCGAGTCGCAACGCATCGCCACCGAAAAAGCTCGTCTCAGCAAAGAACTGGCCGAAACACGCACGCAGATCGCCAAGCTCGCTGGTGAGGGCCTCCACCTCGCCAAACTCATCCCCGAAGCCTCTGGCATCGATTTGCGTAACGGCTCGATCACCCAGCAAAAGCTCGGCTACCACCGCGACATCCAGACCAATCGCCTTCAAAAGTCCCCAGCCGTCCCATCGGTCCTTTGGGTCTTTGTCCCCAACGGCCCGAAAGTCCCCATCGCCTACAAACAAGAAGTCACCGGCATTCCCGCCACTAGCGGCCATTTTTGGGACACCATCGCCAATCGTCCTCTCAGTGCCCAACGCACCACCCAGATCGGCAGCACTGATTACGCGGCAAAAGGGCACAGCATGCTCGCCATGCACGCGAACAGCGGCATCACCTTCGACCTCGCGAAACTGCGGGAGCAAAGCGGCCTGAAAGCCATGCGATTCACCGGCATCGTCGGTTTCGGAGCCTCCAAGGATGCGGCAGCCTCAAAAGCCGACTTCACGGTCTTTGTCGATACCGAGCTGAAGTTCCAAAAACTCAAACTCCGCAAAGACGAAACCGCCGCGCTCGATCTTGAACTCCCCGCAAAGGCCAAAACACTCACCCTGATCGCCACGGATGGTGGTGACGGCATCGGCAATGATCTCCTTTTCATCGGCGATCCCAAGCTCGTGAGCGAAATCGTCGAAACACGCCTCACCGAGGCTGATGCGGCTCATTTGAAAAAACTCCGCTCCACCGCCGCAAAGCTCGAAACCGATCTCAAAGCCCTCTCTGAGCCCGACAAGGTCTATGCCATCGTTTCAGATGAAAAACCGGCTGTCATCCATGTGCAGCGTCGTGGCAATCCCGAGGACGAGGCTCAGGAGGTCACTCCCGGCGCTTTTTCATGGGTGAAGCATGCTTCAGCCGCCTTTGGCGATCAAAATACACCCGAAGCCCAGCGCCGACTCGCTTTAGCGAACTGGATCACGCATCCCGACAATCCACTCACCGCCCGCGTCATCGTCAATCGCCTCTGGCATCATCACTTCGGTCAGGGGCTCGTAAACACGCCGAGCGACTTCGGCATCGGCGGCAATCCACCGAGCCACCCCGAGCTGCTCGACTTCCTCGCCCGCGAGCTCATCACTCACGCCTGGAGCTTGAAGCACATCCATAAGCTCATCCTGATGAGCCGCACTTACCGGCAAAGATCGGTCGGATCAGTCCAATCCGACGGATCAAACAGGCTGCTGTGGAAGCAAAACCCGCGTCGTCTCGATGCCGAAACACTACGTGACACCGTGCTCGCCGTCTCCGGCAAGCTGAACCTCGCTCGTGATGGCCCCGGCTACCGCGACTTCAACTACACCGAAGCCTACGCCCCCATCTACGACTACATCACGCCCGACAAACCCGAGCTTTGGCGTCGCAGCATCTACCGCTTCGTCGTGCGCACCACGCCGCATCAGTTCATGACCACGCTCGACTGCCCAGATCCCGCGAACTTCACCCCAGCGAGAGCGCAGACGACGACCGCCCTGCAAGCGCTGACTCTCTCCAACAACGAGTTCATGCTCCAGCAAGCCCGCTACCTCGCTGAACGAGCCAACACACCCGAACGAGCCTTCCAGCTTTGCTTTCAGCGCGGCGCAACACCCGCCGAACTCGCCGCAGCGAAGTCCATCGACCTCTTCTCCCTCTGCCGCATGCTCCTGAATGCGAACGAGTTCATCTATGTCGATTAA
- a CDS encoding acetyl xylan esterase has translation MKHLAILLFALSPLLSASAADKPAHLFILTGQSNMAGMDPKLGFEPEAKIAFPDADVAYIKVAVGGMPIRYWVDEWNDIATKHGVDVTKAREKDKSKGTIFYPRILEQFATMLKAHPNAKSVTFCWMQGENDSKTGLQAPYADALKQLIANLRRDLKQPNLNVVIGRISDHDRINPPAWKVVRDSQVEVAKADPHGAWVDCDDLNDKEIKGAMTNDLHYTKPGYELLGRRFVRQAKALIEGKKPAENGRPE, from the coding sequence ATGAAGCACCTGGCCATCCTCCTCTTCGCTCTTAGCCCTTTGCTCTCCGCTTCCGCAGCGGACAAGCCTGCGCATCTCTTTATCCTCACCGGGCAGTCAAATATGGCGGGCATGGACCCAAAACTCGGTTTTGAGCCGGAGGCAAAGATCGCTTTTCCCGATGCGGACGTCGCCTACATCAAGGTGGCTGTCGGCGGCATGCCCATTCGTTACTGGGTGGATGAATGGAACGACATCGCCACGAAGCACGGTGTCGATGTGACGAAGGCACGCGAGAAGGACAAGAGCAAGGGCACCATCTTCTATCCGCGCATCCTGGAGCAGTTCGCCACAATGCTGAAAGCGCACCCGAACGCCAAGTCCGTCACCTTCTGCTGGATGCAGGGTGAGAATGACTCGAAAACTGGCCTGCAAGCGCCCTACGCCGATGCCTTGAAGCAACTCATCGCCAACCTGCGCCGCGATTTGAAGCAACCGAACCTCAACGTCGTCATCGGGCGCATCAGCGACCACGACCGCATCAACCCACCCGCCTGGAAAGTCGTCCGCGATAGTCAGGTCGAGGTCGCGAAGGCCGATCCACACGGTGCCTGGGTCGATTGCGATGATCTCAACGACAAGGAGATCAAAGGCGCGATGACCAACGACCTCCACTACACCAAACCCGGCTACGAACTCCTCGGTCGCCGCTTCGTGCGCCAAGCCAAGGCGCTGATCGAAGGAAAAAAGCCTGCGGAGAATGGGCGGCCGGAGTGA
- a CDS encoding type II toxin-antitoxin system RelE/ParE family toxin, whose amino-acid sequence MKHRVVLSREGRTCIEEQIDWFKSDETHGGEALAEKWLQKLHEALAVLGDKPARHAFAPENGRWQLGFELRQMPFRPWKSGVGWRVIYSVDESQKLVTVIQIRHERRRWLFEADSDD is encoded by the coding sequence ATGAAACATCGCGTGGTCCTGTCTCGCGAAGGCAGGACGTGCATCGAGGAGCAGATTGACTGGTTCAAGTCCGACGAGACACACGGCGGCGAGGCGCTTGCTGAGAAGTGGCTCCAAAAGTTGCATGAGGCGCTGGCGGTCTTGGGTGACAAACCTGCCAGGCATGCGTTTGCGCCAGAGAATGGTCGATGGCAGCTTGGCTTCGAACTTCGGCAGATGCCATTTCGACCCTGGAAATCCGGTGTGGGATGGAGGGTGATCTACAGCGTGGACGAGTCTCAGAAATTGGTGACGGTTATTCAAATCCGCCACGAAAGACGGCGCTGGCTCTTCGAAGCGGATTCAGACGACTGA
- a CDS encoding type II toxin-antitoxin system Phd/YefM family antitoxin — translation MNMILAKDIVSLTDFARQTRKHTDELKKTRRPRVLTHNGKATAVVLSVDAYQKLADDAHERQMDLRLQAAVEAYAQGERGVPLDEAFQQLRKRLTIRSSAR, via the coding sequence ATGAACATGATCCTTGCGAAAGACATCGTCAGCCTCACCGACTTTGCCCGGCAGACCCGCAAGCACACCGACGAGCTCAAAAAGACCCGCCGCCCGCGAGTGCTGACCCACAACGGCAAGGCGACGGCGGTTGTCCTATCCGTGGATGCCTATCAGAAGCTCGCCGATGATGCGCACGAGCGGCAGATGGACCTGAGACTGCAGGCTGCGGTCGAGGCTTACGCTCAAGGCGAACGAGGTGTGCCGCTCGACGAAGCTTTTCAGCAGCTTCGCAAGCGACTGACAATCCGATCATCTGCCCGATGA
- a CDS encoding sulfatase — protein MKSLLAASFALVAATALAAPPKFNVLHIVSDDLNTSLGCYGHAQVKSPHIDKLAANGVRFEKAYCQYPLCNPSRASFMTGMRPGSTKVYENSTHFRKALPDVLSIPQTFSKAGAFSARVGKLYHYGVPTQIGTSGLDDEPSWQQVVNPIGHDKKVEDQIHTLTPGQFGGTLSWFNDPSEEPQTDAIGAAEAIKLLEAKKDGPFYLAVGFYRPHTPYVAPAKYFESYPIDKIKLATGPMKDAPGMPAAAYASYKKEQDQLTDPMRKEILQAYFASTTFMDDQVGQVVAAVERLGLREKTVIVFHSDHGYHLGDHGLWQKQSLWENSTHVPLIISVPGNVNNGKSCPRPVELIDLHATLAEVCGLPAPQSDGKSLKPLLDDPQAAWDKPAYTQTLRGAPVGSNAPSFDPKNLKKGKKGKGKGKTGGFLGVSVRTEQFRYTEWDEGRQGATLFDLQNDPQETKDLSKDPVHAENVAKMKAMLSGLKK, from the coding sequence ATGAAATCGCTCCTCGCCGCTAGTTTTGCCCTCGTTGCTGCCACAGCCCTCGCTGCGCCGCCGAAGTTCAATGTGCTGCACATTGTCTCCGATGATTTGAACACGTCCCTCGGCTGTTACGGGCATGCGCAGGTGAAATCACCGCACATCGACAAGCTCGCGGCGAATGGCGTGCGCTTTGAAAAGGCCTACTGCCAGTATCCGCTGTGCAATCCGAGCCGCGCTTCCTTCATGACCGGGATGCGCCCAGGCAGCACAAAGGTGTATGAAAACAGCACACACTTTCGCAAAGCGCTGCCGGATGTGCTGAGCATCCCGCAGACGTTTTCGAAGGCGGGTGCGTTCTCGGCGCGTGTCGGCAAGCTGTATCACTACGGCGTGCCGACGCAGATCGGCACCAGCGGTCTCGATGACGAGCCATCGTGGCAGCAGGTCGTGAATCCGATCGGTCATGACAAGAAAGTGGAAGATCAGATCCACACACTCACACCGGGTCAGTTCGGCGGCACGCTGAGCTGGTTCAACGATCCCTCCGAGGAACCGCAAACCGACGCCATCGGCGCGGCGGAGGCCATCAAGCTGCTCGAAGCAAAGAAAGACGGCCCGTTTTACCTCGCCGTGGGATTTTATCGCCCGCACACGCCGTATGTCGCCCCGGCGAAGTATTTCGAGAGCTATCCCATCGACAAAATCAAACTGGCCACCGGACCGATGAAGGATGCGCCAGGCATGCCAGCGGCGGCGTATGCCAGCTATAAAAAGGAGCAGGACCAGCTCACCGACCCGATGCGAAAGGAGATCCTCCAGGCCTACTTTGCCTCCACCACCTTCATGGATGATCAGGTCGGCCAAGTCGTGGCCGCTGTCGAGCGTCTGGGACTGCGTGAAAAGACAGTGATCGTGTTTCACAGCGACCACGGCTACCACCTCGGCGATCATGGCCTGTGGCAAAAGCAGAGCCTGTGGGAGAACTCCACGCATGTCCCGCTCATCATCAGTGTGCCAGGAAATGTAAACAACGGCAAAAGCTGCCCGCGTCCCGTCGAGCTCATCGACCTTCACGCCACGCTCGCAGAAGTGTGCGGCCTACCTGCACCGCAGAGTGATGGCAAGAGTCTAAAGCCCCTGCTCGATGATCCGCAGGCTGCGTGGGACAAGCCCGCCTATACACAAACACTGCGTGGAGCACCTGTAGGCAGCAACGCACCGAGCTTTGACCCCAAAAACCTCAAAAAAGGGAAAAAAGGAAAGGGTAAAGGCAAGACTGGCGGCTTCCTCGGTGTGAGTGTTCGGACGGAGCAATTCCGCTACACCGAATGGGACGAAGGCCGCCAGGGTGCGACGCTGTTTGATCTGCAAAACGATCCTCAAGAAACCAAAGACCTCTCCAAAGACCCGGTGCATGCCGAAAACGTGGCCAAGATGAAAGCGATGCTCTCCGGGCTGAAGAAGTAA